The following are from one region of the Stanieria sp. NIES-3757 genome:
- a CDS encoding glycosyl transferase group 1: MKILLSAYACEPGRGTELGVGWNTVREVARYHKVWVLTRPDDGREAIEAELAQNPVPNLHFVYFTLPIGGAGWKWGLGAFQIHYYLWQIEAYFVARKLHREIGFDIVHHVTFVKYSTPSFLSLLPIPFIFGPVGGGEVAPKPFYRDFSLKAKLYEFLRDLVRWLGETDLFTYITVRRSALIWATTEDTAKRLKAMGGKNVQVLSQLGLLPEEVEQLGQFSLSAPVPLRFISIGRFLHWKGFHLGLQAFSQANLPPEAEYWIVGKGPEEKALRTLATNLGIASQVKFFNEMSRTDLMNKLGTCLALVHPSLHDSGAFVCLEAMAAGCPVICLDLGGPSVQVTEATGFKISAKNPNQAVSELSAAMTRLATEPELRSRLGTAGRQRVNECFNWSTKGRFLSQVYKTLRSPQGATNANFDNS, translated from the coding sequence ATGAAAATACTGCTCTCTGCCTATGCTTGTGAACCCGGACGAGGCACTGAACTGGGAGTTGGTTGGAATACGGTGCGTGAAGTTGCCCGATACCACAAAGTTTGGGTGCTGACCAGACCCGATGATGGACGGGAGGCAATCGAAGCAGAACTGGCACAAAATCCAGTTCCCAACCTGCACTTCGTCTATTTTACTTTGCCTATTGGGGGAGCTGGCTGGAAGTGGGGACTGGGAGCATTTCAAATTCATTACTATCTCTGGCAAATCGAAGCCTATTTTGTTGCTCGCAAGCTCCACCGTGAGATTGGGTTTGACATAGTTCATCACGTTACCTTTGTCAAATACTCAACACCAAGCTTCTTGTCTCTATTACCCATTCCATTTATTTTTGGACCTGTTGGCGGTGGCGAAGTTGCCCCAAAGCCGTTTTACCGAGATTTTAGTCTGAAAGCTAAACTCTATGAGTTTTTAAGAGATTTGGTTCGCTGGCTGGGAGAGACAGATCTATTTACCTATATAACAGTACGCCGTAGTGCATTAATATGGGCAACTACAGAAGATACAGCCAAACGGTTGAAGGCTATGGGTGGCAAAAATGTTCAAGTGCTGTCTCAATTAGGGTTGTTGCCCGAAGAAGTAGAACAACTGGGACAATTTTCCCTGTCCGCTCCAGTACCTCTTCGGTTTATCAGCATTGGACGATTTCTTCACTGGAAAGGCTTTCATTTAGGGTTACAAGCTTTTTCTCAAGCAAATTTACCACCTGAAGCTGAGTACTGGATTGTGGGCAAAGGGCCAGAGGAAAAAGCCTTACGGACACTTGCGACCAATTTGGGGATAGCCTCTCAAGTGAAATTTTTTAATGAAATGTCCCGTACTGACCTTATGAATAAATTGGGTACCTGTCTAGCACTGGTGCACCCAAGCTTGCACGATTCTGGAGCATTTGTTTGTTTGGAAGCTATGGCAGCAGGTTGTCCGGTGATTTGTTTAGATTTAGGGGGACCATCGGTTCAGGTGACTGAGGCAACGGGCTTTAAAATTTCGGCAAAAAATCCCAATCAGGCAGTCTCAGAACTGTCAGCAGCAATGACCCGACTAGCAACAGAACCAGAATTAAGATCTCGCTTGGGCACCGCAGGACGACAACGAGTGAATGAATGCTTTAACTGGTCTACAAAAGGTCGATTTCTGAGTCAAGTCTACAAAACACTGCGCTCGCCACAGGGAGCAACAAATGCGAATTTTGACAATTCATAA
- a CDS encoding glycosyl transferase group 1 encodes MVKDSYKQNLSIAFFVWGLSSDAITNCAAALAEGFSQLGVKRIYILYLNGSPEENINFPKGVEFIHLGVYRARESPIPIAHFLKSYKPDFLISLAFLNIPAILGWLYTNRKFAKLIVSQQHSLIYKAHVEHKRKFLPQAELWLAPFLYSMSSGLVSTSQTLLVELVKQVKISLPQKRIAAIPNPVNCQLIVHKAQATVDHPWLKRKIKPVIISVARLAKQKNFPLLLNAFSLVLTHIDAKLIILGEGSERKSLEKLTRELDLENKVSFPGECQNPWKYMSKADLFVLPSQEEAFGLVLVEAMACGLPVIATDAIAGGPRSIINDNRYGLLIANKDVNALADAIIKVLTLPDLRAQLITASAERCRDFEPRKIAQEWFSFLQQL; translated from the coding sequence ATGGTTAAAGATTCCTATAAACAAAACTTATCAATTGCTTTTTTTGTTTGGGGGCTTTCAAGTGATGCAATCACTAATTGCGCAGCGGCTTTAGCTGAAGGTTTCTCGCAGTTAGGAGTAAAGCGAATTTATATTCTCTATCTCAATGGTTCTCCTGAAGAGAATATAAACTTTCCAAAGGGAGTAGAATTTATTCATCTCGGAGTTTATCGAGCTAGAGAATCTCCTATCCCCATCGCTCATTTCCTAAAGTCATATAAGCCTGACTTTTTAATATCCTTAGCTTTCTTAAATATTCCAGCAATTCTTGGCTGGCTGTATACAAACAGGAAGTTTGCCAAGCTGATTGTTAGTCAGCAACACTCATTAATTTATAAAGCCCATGTTGAACATAAACGAAAGTTTTTGCCTCAGGCTGAACTTTGGCTTGCGCCATTCTTATATTCCATGTCTAGCGGATTAGTTTCCACAAGTCAAACCTTGCTCGTAGAACTCGTTAAGCAAGTTAAAATTTCACTTCCCCAAAAACGAATCGCAGCAATTCCTAATCCCGTAAATTGTCAGTTGATTGTTCATAAGGCTCAAGCTACGGTGGATCACCCCTGGCTCAAGAGAAAAATTAAACCAGTTATTATAAGCGTGGCTAGATTAGCGAAGCAAAAAAATTTCCCATTACTGTTAAATGCATTTTCATTGGTTCTAACTCATATAGATGCAAAGTTGATTATTTTAGGAGAGGGTTCTGAGAGAAAATCTCTTGAGAAATTAACTCGAGAATTAGATTTGGAAAATAAAGTTAGTTTTCCGGGAGAATGTCAAAACCCATGGAAATATATGTCGAAAGCAGACCTTTTTGTATTGCCTTCACAAGAAGAGGCTTTTGGTTTAGTTTTAGTAGAGGCAATGGCTTGTGGTTTGCCTGTAATAGCTACTGATGCTATAGCTGGTGGTCCAAGAAGTATTATAAATGATAATCGGTATGGGCTATTAATTGCCAACAAAGATGTTAATGCCTTAGCTGATGCAATTATTAAAGTGCTAACTTTACCAGATTTACGTGCTCAGCTCATTACTGCTAGCGCGGAAAGATGTAGAGATTTTGAACCGAGAAAAATTGCCCAAGAATGGTTTTCATTTCTACAACAGCTTTAG
- a CDS encoding glycosyl transferase group 1 has product MQSFLSIRVAWLLPVAWFYWQPSLSEFARLFPNTTVFTGLFPGFAQGLEGTLQIEVVGKFRVIEVNRDDSSYGDNFTYLSPSILWHLFKLRPQVIFSSSFGVWTILVLMLKPLMGWRAIIAYEGSSPGVDYRHSALRLFVRRAMVWLTDACITNSWAGRAYLIDVLNAKPERVFLQPYEIPDEKTLPASSQGIEESISWLPRPMFLFVGQVVPRKGLQSLLKACAVLKDRGYENYTLLVVGDGFQRKELETFCWEHQLSDRVNWVGSVSYDQIGSYFKDADIFIFPTLEDTWGVVSLEAMLLGKPIICSKGAGTSELVHHGENGYVFSPNNENELANLMQEFLDNPNLISIMGEQSQKIMMQFTPQEAAQCMARIVSLVTT; this is encoded by the coding sequence ATGCAAAGTTTTTTGAGTATTCGAGTTGCTTGGCTTTTACCAGTTGCTTGGTTCTACTGGCAGCCCTCTTTAAGTGAGTTTGCGCGTCTTTTTCCCAATACAACTGTATTTACGGGGCTGTTTCCCGGATTTGCTCAAGGCTTAGAAGGAACACTTCAGATTGAAGTCGTGGGAAAGTTTCGAGTGATTGAAGTGAACCGAGACGACAGCAGTTATGGTGATAACTTTACTTATCTTTCACCGAGTATTTTGTGGCATCTATTCAAGTTAAGACCACAAGTGATCTTTTCTAGTTCTTTTGGTGTCTGGACAATCCTGGTATTAATGTTGAAGCCGCTTATGGGGTGGCGAGCGATCATTGCTTATGAAGGGAGTTCGCCTGGGGTAGACTACCGTCATTCAGCATTGCGTTTGTTTGTACGACGGGCAATGGTTTGGCTGACAGATGCCTGCATTACCAACAGTTGGGCGGGGAGAGCTTACTTGATTGATGTTTTAAATGCCAAGCCAGAGCGGGTTTTTCTTCAACCTTATGAAATTCCAGATGAGAAAACACTTCCTGCAAGTTCTCAAGGAATTGAAGAGAGTATTTCTTGGCTGCCAAGACCTATGTTTCTGTTTGTTGGACAGGTAGTTCCTCGCAAGGGGTTACAGTCGCTCTTGAAGGCCTGTGCTGTGTTAAAAGATCGAGGATACGAAAATTACACTTTGCTTGTAGTAGGCGATGGTTTCCAACGGAAAGAACTGGAAACATTTTGTTGGGAACATCAATTGAGCGATCGCGTGAACTGGGTAGGTAGTGTTAGCTACGATCAAATTGGGAGTTATTTTAAGGATGCCGATATCTTTATATTTCCAACTTTGGAAGATACTTGGGGTGTTGTGAGTTTAGAAGCAATGTTACTAGGTAAGCCAATTATTTGTTCTAAAGGAGCAGGCACTTCAGAATTGGTGCATCATGGTGAAAATGGTTATGTATTTTCACCTAATAATGAAAATGAGTTAGCTAACCTAATGCAGGAGTTTTTAGACAATCCAAATTTAATTAGCATTATGGGTGAGCAGTCCCAGAAAATTATGATGCAATTTACGCCGCAGGAAGCAGCACAGTGTATGGCTAGAATAGTGAGCCTAGTGACTACTTAA
- a CDS encoding ABC transporter related encodes MRYLSQFLYVITAKKIELLLLVFFFLVISLLDALGIGLIGPFIGLAVNPEQIQQNVWLSSFYEYSGLSNTSQFIASLGLIIIVIFYFKSFLYYQIQNYVLKFCYAQQVKLRHRLMHTYLSLPYTFYLKTNSAHIIQIIIGESEKFTYSIAIPLLNSIANSFVLVVLLLLLAKTDLLATVGILGLLIVAFIPFHYLRHKVAAWGKEGVEALTETIRIINHGIGSLKETKLLGCEDFFESQLLFQTNRYARAASLFHIFGQLPRIVMEALLITFVVGLVSLSLIVVERSDSLASVLGIFAIASVRIIPSASQLLSSMATLRNAKPSLDKIYLDLKELEKPEAINYLKMSQNTISGTFKHKDLNSFKASKQKPLVFTDKIVIDKIQYSYPEAASKALNDVSLTIRKGESIALIGKSGSGKTTLADVFLGLLRPQEGDIQVDGWSIYKDLTSWQSLIAYIPQSIFLMDDTVERNIAFGVADNQIDRQKLERAIDFAQLADIVKQLPNGLQTFVGENGVCLSGGQRQRIGIARALYHEREILVLDEATSALDNETESLISEALQKLSGIKTMIIIAHRLTTVEKCDRIYEINNGKVIRCGTYQEIVSPKQINNNFKSV; translated from the coding sequence ATGAGATATTTATCGCAATTTTTATATGTTATTACAGCAAAAAAAATTGAACTTCTATTACTGGTATTTTTTTTTCTTGTAATTTCTTTATTAGATGCTTTGGGAATTGGGTTGATCGGCCCATTTATTGGTTTAGCAGTAAATCCAGAGCAAATCCAGCAGAATGTTTGGTTATCTAGCTTTTATGAATATTCAGGATTAAGCAATACCAGTCAATTTATTGCCTCATTAGGATTAATAATTATAGTAATTTTTTACTTTAAATCATTTTTATACTACCAAATTCAAAACTATGTATTAAAGTTTTGCTATGCACAGCAAGTCAAACTGCGCCACAGATTGATGCATACTTATCTTTCTTTACCTTATACGTTTTATCTAAAAACTAATTCAGCACACATTATTCAAATTATTATTGGAGAATCAGAAAAATTTACCTACTCAATTGCAATTCCACTTTTGAATTCAATTGCTAATAGTTTTGTTTTAGTGGTTCTTTTATTATTATTGGCAAAAACCGATTTACTGGCAACAGTTGGTATTTTAGGACTTTTGATAGTTGCTTTTATTCCATTCCATTATCTTAGACATAAAGTTGCTGCTTGGGGAAAAGAGGGGGTTGAAGCTCTAACAGAAACAATTCGGATTATTAATCATGGAATTGGAAGTCTAAAGGAAACTAAATTATTAGGGTGCGAAGATTTTTTTGAAAGTCAATTGCTTTTCCAAACTAACAGGTACGCCAGAGCAGCAAGTCTTTTTCACATTTTTGGACAACTTCCACGAATTGTTATGGAAGCCTTATTAATTACTTTTGTGGTAGGGCTGGTATCTCTATCTTTAATTGTGGTAGAACGTTCAGATAGTCTCGCTTCAGTTTTAGGAATTTTTGCGATCGCTTCAGTCAGAATCATACCATCAGCAAGTCAACTCTTATCGTCTATGGCGACACTTCGGAATGCTAAACCTAGCCTTGATAAAATCTACCTGGATCTAAAAGAACTAGAAAAACCAGAGGCTATTAATTATTTAAAAATGTCTCAAAATACAATTTCAGGTACTTTTAAACATAAAGATTTGAATAGCTTTAAAGCCTCGAAACAGAAACCTCTAGTTTTTACAGATAAAATCGTTATCGATAAAATCCAATATAGTTACCCTGAAGCTGCTTCAAAAGCTTTAAATGATGTTTCTCTAACGATTCGCAAAGGAGAATCCATTGCTTTAATCGGTAAATCAGGATCGGGAAAGACAACTCTGGCAGATGTTTTTTTAGGACTATTAAGACCGCAAGAGGGAGATATCCAGGTAGATGGTTGGTCAATCTACAAAGACCTAACTTCTTGGCAAAGCTTAATTGCCTATATTCCTCAGTCTATCTTTTTAATGGATGACACCGTTGAAAGAAATATTGCGTTTGGTGTTGCGGACAATCAAATAGATAGACAAAAGCTAGAACGTGCCATCGACTTTGCTCAACTTGCAGATATAGTCAAACAATTGCCAAATGGACTTCAAACATTTGTCGGAGAAAATGGAGTCTGTTTATCTGGAGGACAACGCCAAAGAATTGGTATTGCTCGTGCTCTTTATCATGAAAGGGAAATTTTAGTACTGGATGAAGCAACTTCTGCTTTAGACAATGAAACAGAAAGTTTAATTAGTGAAGCATTACAAAAATTAAGTGGGATAAAAACGATGATTATTATTGCCCATCGTTTAACAACTGTAGAAAAATGCGATCGCATTTACGAAATTAATAATGGGAAAGTAATAAGATGTGGGACTTATCAAGAAATTGTTTCCCCAAAACAGATTAATAACAACTTCAAGAGTGTTTAG
- a CDS encoding glycosyl transferase group 1: MKILHLSTSDIDNGGARAAYRLHQGLQSIGCDSQMLVRAKFSADETVTAEKSVLTKLGPPVSGIPMRLYPKRNSEMFSTQWFPDAIASRATQINPDIINLHWICNGYLQIETLPKFKKPLVWTLHDMWTFTGGCHYIQDCDRYKDSCGTCPQLKSSSSWDLSRWVWQRKAKSWQNLNLTVVATSTWMADCAKNSSLFSNKRVKVIPLGLDTEKYKPINRQFARELLNLPPDKQLVLFGALGANINPRKGFHLLLPALEQLSKAGWDNSLELVVFGSLAPQNPIELGFKIHYLGHFHDDISLASIYSAADVMVVPSTQEAFGQTASEALSCGTPVVAFNTTGLKDIVEHQKNGYLAEPFESEDLAKGIAWVLTDDEQHQKLCYYAREKSLREYSSKIQANRYLSLYKEILKQ, from the coding sequence ATGAAAATTTTGCACCTTAGTACCTCTGATATCGATAATGGGGGCGCACGGGCAGCATATCGTTTACATCAAGGATTGCAGTCGATTGGATGCGATTCCCAGATGTTGGTACGGGCGAAGTTTAGTGCTGATGAAACGGTTACAGCAGAAAAATCTGTGTTAACCAAACTTGGTCCACCTGTATCGGGTATTCCAATGAGGCTTTACCCTAAGCGCAACTCTGAAATGTTCTCAACGCAGTGGTTTCCCGATGCGATCGCCTCGAGAGCCACTCAAATCAACCCAGATATTATTAACCTGCACTGGATTTGTAATGGTTATCTCCAAATCGAAACGCTGCCTAAATTTAAAAAGCCCTTGGTTTGGACGCTTCACGATATGTGGACTTTTACTGGAGGCTGTCATTATATCCAAGATTGCGATCGCTACAAAGACTCTTGTGGTACCTGCCCACAACTAAAAAGTAGTAGTTCATGGGATCTTTCTCGTTGGGTTTGGCAGCGCAAAGCAAAATCTTGGCAAAATCTTAATCTAACTGTTGTGGCGACTTCTACCTGGATGGCTGATTGTGCAAAAAACAGTTCTTTGTTCAGCAATAAACGAGTAAAAGTAATTCCTTTAGGTTTGGATACTGAAAAATACAAACCAATTAATCGTCAGTTTGCTCGTGAGTTGCTCAATCTTCCCCCAGACAAGCAGCTAGTTCTTTTCGGCGCGCTTGGTGCTAATATAAATCCAAGAAAAGGTTTTCACCTTTTATTACCTGCTTTGGAACAACTGAGTAAGGCTGGTTGGGACAATTCTTTAGAGCTGGTTGTTTTTGGTTCCTTAGCACCTCAAAACCCAATCGAATTAGGATTTAAGATTCATTATCTTGGTCACTTTCATGATGATATTTCATTAGCATCAATCTATTCAGCAGCAGATGTGATGGTTGTTCCTTCAACTCAAGAAGCCTTTGGTCAAACAGCTTCTGAGGCGCTATCTTGCGGTACTCCTGTGGTTGCTTTTAATACAACTGGCTTAAAAGATATTGTGGAGCATCAAAAGAATGGTTATCTAGCAGAACCCTTTGAAAGCGAAGATTTAGCTAAAGGAATTGCTTGGGTTCTTACAGACGATGAACAACATCAAAAACTTTGTTATTATGCTCGTGAAAAGAGCTTACGAGAGTATTCTTCTAAAATTCAAGCAAATCGTTACCTATCCTTATACAAAGAAATTTTAAAGCAATAA
- a CDS encoding NAD-dependent epimerase/dehydratase — translation MKFLVTGGAGFIGKWLIDKLPADAEIIVIDSLDAQVHRTCQDFAPELKVRAKCIRADVQDIEIHREALKGIDVVIHLASQTGTGQSMYEMSRYVQQNANGTAKLLELISQLEHKPRRIILSSSRAVYGDGAYTDGKTTYYPKGRSLEDLQKGRWEIYTEQGEPLTALPMQENHLTKPTSVYGLTKLWQEQLLQNYCESQKIDLVTLRFQNVYGPKQELGNPYTGIIGIFTNAIVQGNPLEIFEDGQMTRDFVFVGDVVEAVIKCALYEQPLSSTINVGIGKAVTLLEVVEAIAQLVNKPVNYTISGRFRVGDIRHAIADMSHYETLLGKWQPTSLTDGLAQYLEWYLKQEPLSQSALQASFKEMEQTGLLLSKHT, via the coding sequence ATGAAATTTTTAGTTACTGGTGGAGCTGGTTTTATTGGTAAGTGGTTAATCGATAAGTTACCTGCCGATGCCGAAATAATTGTAATTGATTCTCTAGATGCACAGGTGCATCGAACCTGCCAAGATTTTGCGCCTGAGCTAAAGGTTCGTGCCAAGTGTATTCGAGCAGATGTTCAAGATATTGAAATTCATCGAGAGGCTTTAAAAGGAATAGATGTTGTGATACATCTGGCATCTCAAACAGGTACTGGGCAGTCAATGTATGAAATGAGTCGATATGTTCAGCAAAATGCCAATGGTACAGCAAAACTTTTAGAGCTAATTTCTCAGTTAGAGCATAAACCCCGTCGAATTATTCTCTCATCAAGTCGAGCCGTTTATGGGGATGGTGCATACACAGATGGCAAAACAACTTACTATCCTAAAGGACGAAGCTTAGAAGACTTACAGAAGGGAAGGTGGGAGATTTACACAGAGCAGGGCGAACCGCTAACAGCTCTGCCAATGCAGGAAAACCATCTCACCAAGCCTACTTCTGTTTACGGATTAACTAAACTCTGGCAAGAGCAACTGTTACAAAACTATTGTGAAAGTCAAAAGATAGATCTGGTTACACTACGCTTTCAAAATGTTTATGGACCCAAGCAGGAACTTGGAAACCCTTACACTGGAATTATTGGCATTTTCACCAATGCGATCGTCCAAGGCAATCCACTGGAAATCTTTGAAGACGGTCAGATGACAAGAGATTTTGTCTTTGTTGGTGATGTAGTTGAGGCAGTGATCAAATGCGCGCTATACGAACAACCACTTTCTTCTACGATTAATGTTGGTATTGGAAAAGCAGTCACTCTATTAGAAGTGGTAGAAGCGATCGCACAATTGGTAAATAAACCCGTCAACTACACTATATCGGGACGGTTTCGAGTGGGGGATATCCGTCACGCGATCGCCGACATGAGTCACTATGAAACCCTGTTAGGAAAATGGCAGCCTACTTCCCTTACAGATGGGTTGGCTCAATACTTGGAATGGTATCTAAAGCAAGAACCCCTTAGTCAGTCCGCTCTCCAAGCATCTTTTAAAGAAATGGAGCAAACAGGTTTGTTATTGTCGAAACATACTTAA
- a CDS encoding NAD-dependent epimerase/dehydratase, with product MLTIGVVGASGFIGNRAIEMLHQEGMTVRPIVRNFDRLERFAAMNLNGYVANAFDSATLEKAFRGCDVVIHSVLGSPGLIRGSVAPAYHAAQRAGVRRLIYLSSMIVHTSAPVIGTTEASPPVKNQPHFPTHVAKIDAEQKLLRLREKGAVETVIFRPGIVFGPRSRWIADLAAQLSQGNAYLINGGTGICNTVYVDNLIHAIRLAMTAEKADGEAFFVGDRERVTWVDFYRFFAEALSIDSAQITQLTVPEFNHSWKQQLIDSVWNSEISQRALALISDDLKQTIKRTIPKPMYKSTQNDWEVTKPQPVVSEMMAILQQSQYKLPFDKAEKLLGYKPIVTFNEGCHRSLEWLMACDHNFPILTNQTTK from the coding sequence ATGCTAACAATTGGCGTTGTAGGAGCTAGTGGCTTTATAGGCAATCGAGCCATTGAAATGCTGCACCAAGAAGGAATGACTGTTCGTCCCATCGTACGCAACTTCGACCGTCTGGAGCGTTTTGCAGCGATGAATTTAAATGGCTATGTTGCCAATGCCTTTGATTCGGCTACTTTAGAAAAAGCATTTCGAGGATGTGATGTCGTTATTCACTCGGTTTTAGGAAGTCCTGGCTTAATTAGAGGTAGCGTTGCGCCTGCCTATCATGCTGCTCAAAGAGCGGGGGTGCGTCGGTTAATCTATTTAAGTTCAATGATCGTTCATACGTCGGCCCCTGTGATTGGTACGACAGAAGCTAGCCCGCCTGTTAAAAATCAACCTCATTTTCCCACTCACGTTGCCAAGATTGATGCAGAGCAAAAGTTGCTGCGCTTGAGAGAGAAGGGAGCGGTTGAAACTGTCATATTCAGACCGGGTATTGTGTTTGGACCGCGATCGCGTTGGATTGCTGACCTAGCAGCGCAACTTTCCCAAGGAAACGCTTACTTGATTAATGGCGGTACAGGCATTTGCAATACGGTTTATGTCGATAATCTCATTCATGCCATTCGCTTGGCAATGACGGCAGAAAAAGCAGATGGAGAAGCATTTTTTGTAGGCGATCGCGAGCGTGTAACTTGGGTTGATTTTTATCGCTTTTTTGCCGAAGCCTTGAGTATTGATTCCGCTCAAATTACCCAGTTAACTGTTCCTGAGTTTAACCATAGCTGGAAGCAACAACTTATCGATTCTGTTTGGAACTCAGAAATCTCACAAAGAGCTTTAGCGTTGATTTCTGATGACTTGAAACAAACAATTAAACGTACCATCCCAAAACCGATGTATAAATCGACTCAGAACGATTGGGAAGTTACTAAACCGCAACCAGTTGTCAGTGAGATGATGGCAATTTTGCAACAGTCTCAGTACAAGCTGCCTTTTGATAAAGCTGAAAAGCTATTAGGCTATAAACCTATTGTTACTTTTAACGAGGGTTGTCACCGTTCACTTGAGTGGTTAATGGCTTGCGATCACAACTTCCCAATTCTGACTAATCAGACTACCAAGTAG
- a CDS encoding GMC oxidoreductase, whose translation MIIDARSLPQDKILETNICLVGAGPAGITLAREFANQNVQVCLLESGGFEFDPESQSLNDGTIIGDAYPELTSGRLRQFGGTSHAWEGQNDYKKYGFRCLPLDEIDFEKRDWLPYSGWPFSKAHLAPFYERAQQVCQIGSYAYNVEAWEDKRARQLPFKSDRVTTSISQYAPRYPFTKEYREEIRQLPNVTTILYANVIELLTDETTNKITRVRIASSQNRQFWLAAKVFILATGGLENARLLLASNQQQPKGLGNQNDLVGRFFMDRPILSSTLVPYSKKLFDQTALYDIYRTKEVPIMARVHLTEAVMRREHLLNNGAQLFPRPLKRQREAALALRSLVSSIKNWQSLQDLPKHLSMMLRGSDYIIVAGLWAAIRQLPALRRGDWSYLPYEKRRFSNFEIFYQIEQAPDPNNRVMLSSERDIFGQNKVELHWRLNPIDIQNAIRVQEIWAEEFHKAGLGELQFARKREDWKFEKLAMHHHMGTTRMHNDPKQGVVDANCQVHGISNLFIAGSSVFPTAGYANPTLTIIALSLRLADHIKTLIN comes from the coding sequence ATGATTATTGATGCTCGATCACTACCACAAGACAAAATTCTAGAAACGAATATTTGTCTTGTCGGTGCTGGACCAGCGGGCATTACGTTAGCCCGTGAGTTTGCCAACCAAAATGTCCAGGTTTGCTTACTCGAAAGTGGTGGATTTGAATTTGATCCAGAAAGCCAATCCCTAAATGATGGAACTATAATTGGCGATGCTTATCCCGAATTGACTAGTGGTCGCCTTCGTCAATTCGGTGGCACTTCTCATGCTTGGGAAGGACAGAACGACTACAAAAAATATGGCTTTCGCTGTCTTCCCCTCGATGAAATTGACTTTGAGAAAAGGGACTGGTTACCATATAGTGGTTGGCCTTTTAGCAAAGCGCACCTAGCTCCTTTTTACGAGCGGGCACAGCAAGTTTGCCAAATTGGTTCTTATGCTTACAACGTTGAAGCCTGGGAAGACAAACGAGCAAGACAATTACCTTTTAAGAGCGATCGCGTTACTACATCAATCAGTCAATATGCACCCCGATACCCTTTTACTAAAGAGTATCGCGAAGAGATTAGACAATTACCAAACGTTACCACCATCCTTTACGCTAATGTGATTGAATTGTTGACTGATGAAACAACTAACAAGATTACTCGAGTTCGTATTGCATCATCGCAAAATAGACAGTTCTGGTTAGCAGCGAAAGTATTTATTTTGGCAACTGGGGGATTAGAAAATGCGCGTTTGCTTCTAGCATCTAATCAACAGCAACCAAAAGGGTTAGGTAATCAGAACGATCTGGTAGGTCGATTTTTCATGGATCGCCCAATCCTAAGCTCTACACTAGTTCCTTACAGCAAAAAACTATTCGATCAAACTGCTCTGTACGATATTTATCGGACAAAAGAAGTTCCTATTATGGCTAGGGTTCATCTTACCGAAGCAGTAATGCGTCGCGAACACTTACTTAACAATGGAGCTCAATTATTCCCCAGACCATTGAAACGTCAACGAGAAGCTGCCCTAGCTCTGCGTTCTCTGGTCTCTTCAATTAAAAATTGGCAGTCGCTTCAGGATTTGCCTAAGCATCTTAGTATGATGCTGCGCGGTAGCGACTACATTATTGTCGCAGGATTGTGGGCAGCAATCAGACAGTTGCCGGCACTACGACGTGGTGATTGGTCTTATCTCCCCTACGAAAAAAGGCGGTTTTCAAATTTTGAAATCTTTTATCAAATTGAGCAAGCACCAGACCCTAATAATCGAGTAATGTTAAGTTCAGAACGAGATATTTTTGGACAAAACAAAGTTGAGCTTCACTGGCGATTAAATCCGATTGATATTCAAAATGCCATTCGAGTACAAGAGATTTGGGCAGAGGAATTCCACAAAGCAGGATTGGGTGAATTGCAGTTTGCTCGAAAACGTGAAGATTGGAAATTTGAAAAACTGGCAATGCATCACCACATGGGGACAACTCGGATGCATAACGATCCTAAGCAAGGAGTTGTTGACGCTAACTGCCAGGTGCATGGAATTTCTAATCTTTTTATAGCAGGAAGTTCAGTTTTTCCAACTGCTGGTTATGCCAATCCCACACTCACGATTATTGCTTTGTCCCTACGATTAGCAGATCATATCAAAACATTAATAAATTAA